The genomic interval AAGGAGCGAATGTTAGGGTCAATGTGATCGCACCAGGATATATAATGACTGACATATTGAAAACTGTACCTCAGGATTTACTTGAGAAATTCGCAAAACTTACGATGCTAAAACGTTTAGGACAAGCAGAAGAAATCGCAAAAGCAGCATTATTCTTGGCTAGTGATGAAGCTTCATATGTTACAGGTCATGTACTTGATGTCAATGGTGGAATGAGATTATAGATTTTTTTAAAGATAGGAGAGATTGGTATGTTAAGAGAAATTCCTGTATCTTATGTATCGTTGTCAAATGGTGAGAAATTAGCCTATAGGAAAATAGGTGATAAAGGAGAGACACTATTATTAATTCATGGGAATATGTCATCATCTATATTTTTTGATACCTTAATGGAAAATTTAGAAGATGATTATATCATTTATGCAGTAGATATGCGTGGATTTGGTGATAGTAGTTATCATAAACCAATTGAGTCCTTAGCTGATTTTGCTTATGATATTAAGTTATTTATTGAAGTATTAGGACTAAATAATCTAATTATAGCTGGATGGTCAACTGGTGGAGGCGTTGCTTTAGAATTGGCTGCTGATTTGAAAGAAAAAGTGAAAAAAGTCATGTTAATAGAATCAGTAGGTATAAAAGGTTACCCAATATTTAAAAAAGATGCTGAAGGGAAACCAATTCTAACTGAATTATTAAGTTCATATGAAGATATTGCAAATGATCCAATTCAAGTTAAACCAGCAGTCACAGCGTTAGAAACAAAAAATAAGGAATTTTTTAGAAATATTTATAATTTATTGATTTATAATAAGCGACAACCAGAATCTCTTCGTTATGAGAGATATTTAGAAGCGATTGTAAAACAAAGAAACTTAATTGATGTAGATTATGCATTAGTACATTTTAATTTAACTAATGAATCTAATGGTGTTTGTGAGGGGAATAATCGTAAAACATCTATTAAAGCTCCTATTTTAATTATACAAGGTGAAGATGATTTAGTTGTACCAGCTGTCTTTGCCCATGAAACCAAAAAACAACTTGGCGATATCGCAGATTTAGTTATATTTAAAGACAGTGGACATTCGCCTTTAACTGATCAATTAGAAAAATTGATAAAAGTGATAAATACATTTATAAAAGAAGGAAGGAAATAAGGACTGATTTCCTAATAATATAAAAGCAATAGATAGGAGGATGATGATGCAAGGGATAAATGTTGGGATTGTAGGTACAGGGATATATATTCCTGAAAGACATATGACCGCAAAAGAAGTTGCTGAAAAAACAAATGGTGTTTGGGCAGAAAGTGCTATTGTTGAAAAATTAGGAATAATTAAAAAACCAATTCCTAGTGAAAATGATGGAACCCAAGAAATGGCGGTCCATGCAGCATTAGATTGTTTAAAGAATACACGAGTAGATCCGAAAGAAATTGATGTCATTTTATGTATGGGTGAAGAGTGGAAGGAATACCCGCTAACCACTTCTGCTTTATATATTCAAGATAAAATTGGTGCAGTTAATGCTTGGGGAATTGATGTACAAAATCGTTGTTGTACGACAGTATCAGCGATGAAAATGGCAAAAGATATGTTGATTGCAGATGAAGATATTAAGACAGTCATGGTCGTTGGAGGCTATCGAAATGTAGATTTTGTTGATTATAGTGATAAATTAATGTCGATGATGTATAATTTATCAGCTGGAGCGGGAGCAATTATACTAAAGAAAAATTATAATAAGAATTTATTATTAGGTTCACATATAATTGCTGATGGATCTTTATCAAGAGATGCTGGTGTAGAAATCGGTGGAATAAATTGTCCTATTACTTGTGAAAACATTGATAAAGCCTATCAATCACTTAAATTATTAAATCCAGTTCATATGAAAGAACGTTTAAACGAAGTGTCACTTAAAAATTGGTATCAGTGCATTGATAAAGCACTTAAAAAGTCTAATTTAACAAGAGATGATTTAGGATATTTAGCAATACTACACTTTAAACGTTCACAACATTTAACTATGTTAAAAGATCTTGGTTTAAGAGAAAACCAAACGATTTATTTAGAAAATTATGGACACATGGGACAGGTCGATCAAATATTATCATTACATTTAGCTTTAGAACAAGGAAAAGTTAAAACTGGTACGGTGGTTAGTATGATTGCTGCTGGTATTGGTTATGTATGGGCAGCTAATGTAATAAGGTGGGGAGAGATTTAAATGGATTCCTTTTTAAGAATACTTTTTAGTAGTTTAGAAACTGGTAGTTTTTATGCCTTAGCAGCCTTAGGAATTATCATTATATTTAGAACATCTGTTATTCAAAACTTCTCTATAGGAGCAATTGGAATGTTCAATGCTTTTATTGCTACCTATATTTTGATGGAGTGGGGGGTTCCTACATGGGTTGCTGCAATTATTGCTATGTTAGTGGCAATTATTGTTGGGATTGTCATAGATTTTGCGATTATGAGACCTTCAAAAAAAGTGACGAGAATCAATAAAGAAATAATGACCTTAGGTTTAATCATTATATTTATTGGAATATCCCCAATGATTTTTGGTGTCCTACCATTAAAATTTGGTAGATTTATCGAAGGGTCTATGAAAATTTTAGGTATTCATGTTGATTACAACACGATTTTAAATATTTCGATTGGAATTATTGTGATGGTTTTATTTGTTTTGTTTCTTCAAAAAACCAAATGTGGATTAGCTGTACGGGTAACCGCATCAAATGAAACAGCTGCAAGATTGATGGGTGTTCCATCTAAAAATATCACAACAGCAGCCTGGGCTGTTGGTGCTGCATTATCAACGCTTGCAGCATTAATGCTAGCTCCACGAATAACAGTCAATACAGCAATGATGAATGGCGTACAGGTCAACGCCTTGATAGCATGCGTTTTAGGTGGATTTCAAACATTTTATGGTCCTGTAATTGGAGCATATGTGATTAGTTTAGGAAGAAACGTTTTAATATATTATCTTCCTCATCTAGGAATTGAATGGTTAGATTCTTCTTGGGCTGATCCTATTTTATATCTACTTATATTATTATTTATTGTTATTAGACCTAATGGAATTATTGGCAAGAAAATCATTAAGAAAGTTTAAGGGAGGTATTTAAATGAAAACAAGAGAAATTAACAGTTATACGAGCAATCGTAAAACAAATATCAATTACATGATATTTGGAGCAGTCATCGCTATATTACCTCTTCTTAATGGATTCGGTATTATTCAAAGTAGTACGATGACGATATTAGGGACTGTAATGTTTTATTCAATTGTTGCGATGGGACTTACTATATTATTAGGCTTTTCTGGACTAGTGTCATTAGGAACTGCTGGATTTATGGGGTTAGGGTCATATATGGCTGCTTACTTTACAGAAGATATGAAACTACCCTT from Mycoplasmatota bacterium carries:
- a CDS encoding alpha/beta hydrolase, producing MLREIPVSYVSLSNGEKLAYRKIGDKGETLLLIHGNMSSSIFFDTLMENLEDDYIIYAVDMRGFGDSSYHKPIESLADFAYDIKLFIEVLGLNNLIIAGWSTGGGVALELAADLKEKVKKVMLIESVGIKGYPIFKKDAEGKPILTELLSSYEDIANDPIQVKPAVTALETKNKEFFRNIYNLLIYNKRQPESLRYERYLEAIVKQRNLIDVDYALVHFNLTNESNGVCEGNNRKTSIKAPILIIQGEDDLVVPAVFAHETKKQLGDIADLVIFKDSGHSPLTDQLEKLIKVINTFIKEGRK
- a CDS encoding 3-oxoacyl-ACP synthase — protein: MMMQGINVGIVGTGIYIPERHMTAKEVAEKTNGVWAESAIVEKLGIIKKPIPSENDGTQEMAVHAALDCLKNTRVDPKEIDVILCMGEEWKEYPLTTSALYIQDKIGAVNAWGIDVQNRCCTTVSAMKMAKDMLIADEDIKTVMVVGGYRNVDFVDYSDKLMSMMYNLSAGAGAIILKKNYNKNLLLGSHIIADGSLSRDAGVEIGGINCPITCENIDKAYQSLKLLNPVHMKERLNEVSLKNWYQCIDKALKKSNLTRDDLGYLAILHFKRSQHLTMLKDLGLRENQTIYLENYGHMGQVDQILSLHLALEQGKVKTGTVVSMIAAGIGYVWAANVIRWGEI
- a CDS encoding branched-chain amino acid ABC transporter permease yields the protein MDSFLRILFSSLETGSFYALAALGIIIIFRTSVIQNFSIGAIGMFNAFIATYILMEWGVPTWVAAIIAMLVAIIVGIVIDFAIMRPSKKVTRINKEIMTLGLIIIFIGISPMIFGVLPLKFGRFIEGSMKILGIHVDYNTILNISIGIIVMVLFVLFLQKTKCGLAVRVTASNETAARLMGVPSKNITTAAWAVGAALSTLAALMLAPRITVNTAMMNGVQVNALIACVLGGFQTFYGPVIGAYVISLGRNVLIYYLPHLGIEWLDSSWADPILYLLILLFIVIRPNGIIGKKIIKKV